The Ictalurus furcatus strain D&B chromosome 12, Billie_1.0, whole genome shotgun sequence nucleotide sequence CGAACTCTTCTGAAAGTACAGTCAGTACAGTACTTCAGTTTGAAGTACATGCTGTAAGTTCCCGCAGGGgtaccaacacacacagagtgactcGACTGTGGGTTCAGCACCACGGCTAGCGACGTAAACACATATTGGAAAATTAGACGCCATTCTCTTGGAGGTGACTTACAAAacttgtccaaaaaaaaaaaaaaaaaacggctcaAAAATAATTAGTGACACATAAAAACGAGTTACAGCCAGTTTTATCAGGGCAGAGCTGCATAGCCTTACATTCTCGCTGCTATTGTGGTGGGACCGTTAACTCATGCAAGCAGGCAGCAACAGCGGCTCAAGCGGCATCTAGGTATCCTATATTTATGCcctaaacacaaaaaaacaacaagtacATAAAATACACGAGCATCTGAGGATCTTAATGACCTTTAGGCACTCCTGAATGGCAGCCCGTATTAGTGACCTGCACGATCTGAACCCTAAAATTGATCACGCCTATCATAAGCCAGCACTGATCTAATAACCCACCAATCCCTGCATCCCTACCCCAAGGCTATCCCTTTTCATGATCCCAgttttctttgtaaataaaacgCCTCCAGGGCTTAAAGTGATCTTATTGTCAAAGTGTTTGTTTCTACCTTGGGTACATACCATataaaatgtaacaaagtaGTTATAAGTGGGTGCAAGTGTGACTTACTGGGGTTGTTGCTCATAGCAGACCAGGTGAGATACATGGTAtacagagagatgagagaggacTGCAGCAGACCTGAGCCAGGCTGAGCTTCCTGTTCAcacatgaggaaaaaaacccacatgaaATATGTATAATATCTCAAATATATGGCTATTATATCAAAACTAACAACAGCAGAGAGAACATACTAACCTACTGCTACCTAAAAAGCTTTTTGAGGGACAGACTTTTCtaagatgtgctgttattggaaaataattctCTTTGGGGGTGGTAAGActaactctgcttcatgtctGACCATCACCCCATCCCAccattgtttattttcctaatgTATTTAAATACGTTTTGTATGTTAAAGGTTCATTTTATGAGACAAagaggtgaggagagagagagttctaCCTGTACTTTAGGGAGAATTGAGACGACAGACACTATGATGCAGAAGATAAAGTTCAGGCTGATGAAAACTTTGTGTTCAGTGCAGTCATCCGGCTGTGTGTAGAACACGTAAAACATCACCATCGCAGCAAAGGCGCACGCATAGTGGAAAAATGTAAAGGACAACAGAGctgcagagaaacacacaggaacatcATTGTTTGTAACGCTGTGACACAACAATAAGACctgccaattttttttaactatatttCTCAGTGTGATGAAGGttatattaaaggaaaaatctccCAACTGCTGGTTCCCATTGGGAAATGCTTTACCATATGACTCAATATAATCACATGGTTGGACATTTAGGGAAGGATAGGTCTGTGAATCATCTAATGGCCCGTTTCTATTGGCAGGGTATTCGCAATGATGTACACAGGTGGTGTGCGTTATGCGGTGAATGTCAACCTGTGAACCCTCCAGTCAACCCAAATGAATCACTTCCCATAACTGTAATCTCTTTGAAAGAAGTTGTATGGACCTCATAGGACAATTGGAAGGGGCATGCGAGAGCACACATTCATAGGAGTCCTAGTGGACTATGCAACAGAGTGTTGTGGAAGCTGACTGACAAGGCACTGCATTCATATCATTTAGTGAACCCCTCAAAAATATGATTCAGAAGTTTATTTGCAAGCACACAAGAAACTCTTTGTTTTAGTTACTGTATGGGTGGAAGCCCTGGAACATCTTGCATGTCCTCTGAAAACACTGTCAGGAAGGAATGCACGaaaattgtttttttgaagaAGGAAAAtttagaaagaatagttctagtgtttcaGATAATCCAGTCATAGTCAATAATGCTGGGGATAGATTCGTGAATGAACAgcggtaaactgaagcgcttaactagcgggttaattaactcacccaaatGCATCCTATAcacatgagattaatcagacatttacacaacattACAACTTGCTTCTGCACAAAGTGACATCAATGCAGaagtgaacttgaacttaaATTAAGCACTAGGTAGAATGGTAAGTCACGCTCTTTCCGTAACGacacactaaaacacagacaacGAAGAACTAAAGAATAAAGAActcacaatattgtattacagtaGTGTACTCTTTGCAATGTTATTTCATTAGATCAAGTTCTCACAAGTTAATATatacaatttttatatattatttttcacattttctcatCAACTAAAATGCTGCTGACTAAAATTCAATGTTATTTTAGTCAGCGTAAAATTGactaaaatgaattaatatgacacgacaaaatattgacaaaatTTAAGGTATATTTTCgtcagaaaacaaaaactatgCTGTTGTATTACcattatatcagtggcataaaatggtcttaaaatgacaataatattgtttatcgcaattatttctgggacaacaTATCGTCCAATTAAATTAGTCATCGTGACAGGCCTTAGAAGGAAGGAGCTGGGACCAGAGGTAAGTCAAATAAGATCAGACAATTCACTCTGGTCCCCTGTAAAGTCCAAGGCCAAAAGCATACTTCACACAACCAcacaaatgaaaaggaaaatctCTACAAGCTTGCAGTCACAGTGTTTTTCTGGTGACTATATGCCTCTGCACTCAAGGGGGCGACAGAGTACACATCAGAGAAGTCTAATGCCTTTTCAATGCATGGGTTAAATCAGAGCAAACAATTCCTCAGGCATCAGTTTTACAGAAGATTGTTACAAACTAATCATATTTGATTTTGTATGgcttttcataaataaataaataaataaatacatacatgcatacatccatccatctaaccacCCTGAACAAGATTTTACTTCATTACTAAAACATTAATTGGCCACATTTAGGACATTTTAGTTAAAAtaacacttatttattatttccttaATATTTATACAGCCTGGTGGTATTACTTTACTTctgaaatgctaataaaaatgtattctagTTGTCATAAACAAGTGCACACTGCACTCACCTTTTAAACAATAATTACTGCACACAGCTTACATCAAATTCAGCACTGGTTTGAAATGGAGATTCTATTAGCTGGTCATTTGCTGAATATATAAATCAGCTTTGAGTATGATGTACTATGCAGCATGTTCAactcaaaataacaaaattacaTGTCCAAGAAAATCTATCTGGACTGTGATGTTTCGTTAGGTTGGGAATATACTGGTCATGTAGTGTATTACAAAGAAGTTCTTTCAAGATTATATGCAGATTATGTCCTGCAAACATCCTAGACTGGAAGGAGTTCAAATTGAAAGAGATTGCAGTTCTGTACGtctaaacaattattttttaattaattaaacttttcaaagaaaacgtgtaatacatttttgttgttaattaACTATCAAATTTAAGACAATCTGGTGTGccttcaaacattttttaaatatatagaatGTGTTAAGTTTTCTAGAACTGATAACGACACAAAATATGCCTGCATCATCTGTTTACATGCTTTGTCATTATAAGTTCAATGGAAACTCCAACTATAATGACCACTGCCACATTTAGAGTAAATTTAGAACCCAAAAAATGCACAATTCAATCCAACTGTTCACGTTTATTTACTTGTGTGAATCTCGCCATCTCAGAGAGCAGAGGTGTTGGTCACAGTAACTTCACAGAACACCACATTAAGCTCCTCCGTGAGTGGttgcccaaacacacacaaaaataaacccAGATGTTTAAGAAGACCTCCAAGCTATGCTAGACATTGGGGTACTCAGGAAATCCCACAGGAAAATCTTACAGTAACTGGAGCAGTTCCCATGACAGAGGAGTTGGTCCACTTCTGCCTCACTGGAAAAGTCAACGCAGTGtctaaaatcaaaacaaatccaATGCCAAGCTGATGTACTGCTATTTTGAGTGGGTAGGGCtcattttatttgacattaGACTTGACTATGGTCAGATCCCTGACTCCAGTATCCCATCTTTTTGAAATGCTGTGTCACACGGCACCTGGAGGAAAGCGCTACTTggcctcttctgcatacatgtgCTCACAGATGCCCAAGACTGGGTGGTGTCACTTTGATTTACAGTTTTGCTAGCCATGGATGGCTGTACCATCatcgggattcaaactcaccATCTCCAGACGACAGCACAATTGTTATGTTCCCTCCAATTAACAATGCTTCAACAGCACATTCACAAAATCTAGTGGCCTCATGACCCTTGTACTCTGCCTATTGTGATTACCTGTGGTAATGGCTGGCAGTAGCACATGCAGTCATCTAAGAGATATACTGAAATCCTTGACCTGTGAGTTAagtgaaagctgttttttttctgggaaAGTAATGTGACAATGGGGGCTTGGTCAAGCATCAGCTTCATAAGTAAGGTGGGGTTGGAAAGAACAAGGACATAAAATGTGATCATCCACATCTGTGTGATGTTAACCATCAGCCTATTGTTTGTCAATAGGACCAGAAAGCAACATCAAATTGACATGCCAGTACTTTGGGGTGATCTTACCTGCATACCAGCACTTGCTGTTACCATTCTCTGCCTTTTCCACCCAACTCTGGTTCCACGTGTGAGCAAAGTCCACCAGCAAAATCAGCTGCATCAGGATGAAGATAAAGGAGCCAACTGCACCAAAATAGTACCACACTGCAAGAACACATGGAACTAGGTTAGactctgttgtttgtgtgtgtgtgaattcatTGTTACTCACTGGTTAAAAATTGGGCAATTATAAAAATCTgaatttcacaatttaaaaagtCACACCGGTGTTAAATGTGCCATCTGGGATGAAGAATGCTCCTACAGTTATTCCAACCAGTATTAGGAACTTAAAGAACCAGAATCTGAAGGACACACAATGCACAAACACACGTGAGCTGGCAAGGAATAATGCATGCAAATACATCCattctaaataaattaaaaataaataaataaataaataaataaataaaaacaataaaaacaaacttgaTGATTAGAGGGCAGTAGAATTATTTGAATTGTAATGTACTGGAATACTTGAATATTGTAATATACTGGCTTGTGCCAATCATATCATACAATTAAGTCCTGGTATGaatttttttccaaatgaaCACTGTTTATGAATTAGTGTTTATGTATACGTGTAATTTGTGCAACCCAGACCAAAATTGAGCAACATACCCGTTCTGAATGGAGGCCCGTGGGTCTTTGCTGCTGCGCACTCGGATCATGATGatggagaagaggaagaaaaagcagGCCAAAGCGAAACACATCCTGTACACAGACTTATAACCAACAATAACATCACAATTTACCTTTCCTTCAAAGCCAGGTATGGACATGCCTTTTTCACAAAATCCAGGTATCTGTGGAGCATGAATGGTGATCAGGATTAAACAAAGGCACAGCTGAAGGCTTTTTATGCAGGCAGTATGCTTTTATGTTTTCAGGTTTTCAGTGCATGCATTTATGTGCTCGTCCACCCATCCGAGATTATCAGTTAGCAGGATATCTCAAAAACGAATggctgaatgtttgtaggatttatatataCAGGAATTATCATTGTAGAAGCCCAGCAGATaaactgatttgattttttaatCGATCCAAACAAGGTCAAGGTTACAGCAAAGGCAAATGTCTGAAAATACTTTTTCCTTCAAtagtttcctttttgttttaagTATATTTAAGGGAAGTTCAGGCATACCAAATTAGGTCCAGATAGACACTGGTCCGGATAGATCTGAacactgcattttcattttaaaacgttcTCGGTCTACACTGGCATTTTCAACACCTGCTGTACACCATCGTCCACCGTCTTGTTTGTTTCGAGTtaaatgggtcacatgactgcaccacatgactaaaaatacatcATAGGAAACAGAGATATTCAAAAACTAAGTCCACACTACAAtgagaaaatggcattttcaaatttatccacttGGGAGAGTGTTTTCAAAGAGCTCAGTTTTCACCAGACAAAAACTCTGTCTCAGTGTGGATAGAAGGTCAAAACATAAagaaatgatttatatatatatatatatatatatatatatatatatatatatatatatatatatatatatatatatatatatatatatatatatataatttaagcAGAATAATGGAGATGTAAccttagtaacaagaaggacaaGACTGGATCACTGGCACTGAATTCTACTTGAGTTATTTTAGAagcctaacaaaaaaaaaaaaaaaaaatgttacagacaTAATGATGAGCATACACCTCTCTGCCaactatttaataataataataataataataataataataataataataataacagctccagggtcccttgATTGATCcttgggttactgtctctgctgagtttctgtgcatgttctccccatgggTTTCCTCCTTGTTCTCAGGTGTTctcccacctcacaaaaacattccAGTATGTGAACTGGCCAAGCTAAATTGCCCTAGGcattaatgagtgtgtgaatgcccgtgcgcatggtgccctgtgatggactagcATTCAGTCTGGGGTGTGGTGagtgttctggcgcactatgactgccgtcgcatcatctaggtggatgctacacactggtggtggttgaagGAGATTTCCCctcatacaatgtaaagtgctttgagtgcctagaaaagcactatataaatctaaggaattattatatTCCCACCTCTCACCCAATGATCCTGGAATAGGCTCTGGGTCTACTATGACCCTGACAGGTATggagcagttactgaagatgaatgaattaacatCATTATGATTATTAGTCATAGTAGTATCTATGCCCCCACAATCTACCTCAACCAGTTTTCATTTAACAGTTAACCTTTAACTCTGTCTACTTATGAATAAATAGGGGTGTGTACCTGTTCCAGATGAGTCTCCATTCCAGGCAGTATCATGATGATGGACACGAGGGTGCCAAGCAGTAGGAAGAAGGAGAAAGCCAGGCGAGTGATGGTGGAGTTGAAAGCGGAGGGGCAACATCCTGATATCAGGCATGGAGCAGAGCCACACAGACAAGATGCCTACAGGAGAAATGGTACAACAGTGATTCAGAGCACCATATTATTCATAAATTTGCCAAGTATGTTTATTGTTATCCAGCCAACATGTACTATGGGAAGTGTTCTGTCTCTAAAGTCGAGATCTCTCACCAACTGCACTCATGTGACATGAAAAACGTTTGCAAGAACCTAGAAAAGCATGAAATGCCATACCAGAGATTTCTGATGTAGActtgaacaaaaacaaagaatacCTTATTTGTTTGAGAAATTACGTCACGGTCATATGCCATGCTACAAATCAAAGAAAGCTACGCACTTAATAAATTCAGATGTAACATTCAAACattgaacagtgtgtgtgtgtgtgtgtgtttatttgaatatatatgttgactgtacatcattcccttcaaatgctactgtgctttaaattatggcatattttgtgtatgagcccatgcagtaataaaatacatggcaaattttatatatgatttaatagtttattttattaaatatcaaaaatctaagaggtgtgcattatagctgacatctacatgaacactttccacttggttatatgactgtaagccattcccttcaaatgctattgaaggtAGAAACGTGtaaacaatgtcgtatgtaactttagagacggtcccttaatttccgcatgtctgcgaatatcgaacgtccaacttCAACCCAGCTTTATTCAGGTACATTTTCACCTTTTCTGACTTGACCCAGGCCTacattgtgataaaaaaaaaaactgaaaaatacaaataaaataataaatctcgCCGTAAATTCTTTGACGTAACTAAAGAGAACCCGGAAACGGTGAGCTAGTGACACAGTAGCAAACTTTATCAAATTAATACCCAACCACACGGAACAATACCTAACACTGGGTATGTGTATCGAGCAAAAATAGTAAAAACGTGTTTTAAAAGTTACTTACGCAGCTTGCCAGAGAGCACAAAGCCATACAAGCGCCCATTTTTAATGCGTCAAACAGCAGGAAAACTCGAAAGTACGGAACTTCACGCGTTTCAACAACAGATGAAGTAAAACTCAACAAAGCGgcagtgattggtcagaaattcTCAGAGCTTTAAaatggaccaatcagaatggaccTTACGCGCTTACACTGATTCAGAAAGGTCCATGAGGTGGTCCattcaatatatatatgtacatacatacatatatatatatctatacacatatatatacatacatacatatatatatatatatatatatatatatatatatatatatatatataagaaaaagaaacatactctcgcattcaactgcttttatttccagcaaatttcttaacatgtgtacaTATTAACTTAAAAACTTTCAACAattgagacataaactgaacaagtttcacagatatttgacgaacagaattgtaaaggggggggggggggtccaatATTAATAGTCattttgtcagttcttgctgtgagatgttactccactcttccaccaaggcatttgcaactGAGAACgtagtaatgtaatgcattacagaAAATATTTATGCGATTTAattagttactgatgtcaataaaatgatgtcacttgcgttacaaatttgttgttaagaaaacaatattaagtaaaatgcattttaaaagaaatcactttttgccccaaagattttttctttagccctgaataattctccaattggagtggtttgtcactacatcactgaacatcagtaaaagaagaccatctgtaattttatatcttcagtgaacagacgcaagaccaatcagacagacaacacccgaggcaagtcttatgataaatccaacgtTTTCGGATCATGTCACGCACGCTGAAATTACTTTtaatttcactttgtagtgtatttttgtaggtttgatagtaacgtgaaagtaaagtaattagtaatctgagtACTTTTTGCATGCAGTAATCactaatgtaatcaaattacaattttaaagtagtaattagtcatctgcAGTGggttacttttttattttattttagtaatttatCCACCACTGGTTATTATAATCTATTGTTTTCTAGTCTGATGAAAGTCTTTTGTAGGTTGTGATGTCATCCGGGGACTTCTAGCGACTGTTTGAACATGGACTACTTTCCCCTGAAACTCAGGTGAATGTTATATATAATAGAGctttttcggggggggggggggggggggggggggtagaggGGCTCGCGCGTCATGATTCCTGAACCCTGACAGACTGAGCATGGCTTACACTCTGCATGCTTTTTCTCACTTTAGTCTCGCGAGTTCTAATTCCTGTTTCgggtttaatttatatatatatatatatatatatatatatatatatatatatatatatatatatatatatatatatatatatatataggctttCATTGATGAAGAAATTGCAGTCTGAGAATGTCTATGAATTGTGCGTGAGTTTGCGTGGATATGCGTGATACACTAGAAAAGTCTACACTAGAAAAGCGGACTGGATTTTGTGCCGGAGTCACAGTCAGACATTTCACACAAACTGTGCGCTTGTTTCTCGGTCAACATGATAACTGATTAAAACACAAACCGAGACGTTTTCCTTCGCTCGAACACTGTAAGCTCACCTCTCGGTAAGTGCAAATCTTTCACAGCACACACCCTATACATACATCACCATGTGTACTATACATCACCTATAATTCTTACAGTCACGTGCACAGGGCATTTACAGTGTTTAGTTAAATTAGCATGTGTTTGAATGTTACAGCACATTACACACGTGCTGAACGCTGGTTCATATGTTTCACGTCTTGATTTTAACATGACTACCTTGACTGAGTTTAATATAATAAGGTTGTATAATAAgactacaacccctggcaaaaattatggaatcaccacacttcgAGGATGCtcactcagttttttttttgtttttttttaaacgttgtagcaaataaacaaaattacagattacaaaacaatttttgtttaatagctgaacattctgggttcatgaaacatacctcaaacaaattaaatgaaataattttaattaatgtcatgtttttttccagagcaagtagaggaaaaaattatggagtcatcaacaaaaaaacaatacgaAACACAGTTTTCACTTTTATGAcagcctgaattctttgaggcattGACTTCACTAATCAAAAACtgtattctccatcaagctggttccagcTTTTTTGAATAGCATTTGACAGATCaactttgcaggatggagccttgtcatgaacctgtttttttttttttcttttcttttcttttttttttcttcttttttaaacattcccaccataaattttcaatcaGATTGATatccggactgtttgctggccatgtcattgagttgatatgcctttcctgaagaaaagctttaccactttttgtttttggtaaGATGCATTaccatcctgaaaaatgacttcatcatcaccaaacctattttctatcgatggaatgagaaaagtgtacACCTGTacattgactgttgaggtctccctggtcctttacct carries:
- the serinc2 gene encoding serine incorporator 2, which gives rise to MGACMALCSLASCASCLCGSAPCLISGCCPSAFNSTITRLAFSFFLLLGTLVSIIMILPGMETHLEQIPGFCEKGMSIPGFEGKVNCDVIVGYKSVYRMCFALACFFFLFSIIMIRVRSSKDPRASIQNGFWFFKFLILVGITVGAFFIPDGTFNTVWYYFGAVGSFIFILMQLILLVDFAHTWNQSWVEKAENGNSKCWYAALLSFTFFHYACAFAAMVMFYVFYTQPDDCTEHKVFISLNFIFCIIVSVVSILPKVQEAQPGSGLLQSSLISLYTMYLTWSAMSNNPNRKCNPSLLQLVTNNPTTTTAPTPTIPPGQVQWWDAQGIVGLLLFLFCTLYASIRSSNNSQVNKLMQTEERQELAVDKDAEVGEDGVKRAVDNEEDGVTYSYSFFHFCLILASLYIMMNLTNWYQPDTDYKSMQSTMPAVWVKISSSWLALALYLWTLVAPLILSNRDFS